TCCTCAAAGGCATTAATCTTATATACCTGATCCTTCAGTGTGCCTTCATAGCTCATTCCGCACTTTTGCATCACTCTGCCTGAGGCGGGATTGGAGGCGAAATGCCGGGCATAGACCTTGTGATAATTCTTTACGGTAAAAGCAAATTCAATAACCGCCCGGGCTGCTTCCGATCCGTAGCCATGCCCCCAGTGGGCTTCACCGATCCAATACCCCATCTCCCCATTACGATAAGACGGATGATGGGATAGCCCAATCGCCCCAACCAGTTGACCGTCTGTCTTGAGTGTAATCGCGAAGTCATACATTTTATCCTGCTCAAAGTTCTGTTCAATATTTGCGATCCAGTCTGCCGCACACTCCAAAGGATAAGGATACGGCAAGGTCAAGGTGCTCTTATATATATTGTAATTGTTACAAAAACTGCTGACAGCGGTTGCATCCGATGGCTTGAATAAGCGCAGCCGTAATCTGTCCGTTTCGAGTGTCCGCTCTGCTTGATTGTAAATCATACGTATTCTCCTTAGAAAATCCACATTAACACAACAATAATCAAAGCAATAATAGCAACTGCGATCAACGTATCGGAGATTTGCCGCCACAATCCCAGTGGCCCTTTGGTATGAAGCTCCTGTGCTTTGAAGTCATGATTGGCTTTGTGCCCGCCGGGGTCATTCGAATAGATAGGTGGTCCACCAAAGGGTCCACCGCCAGTTGGGAATTCAGTCATCAGAATCACCTCCCTTTTTATAATTATACACCATTTGATCTCATTTTTGGTAAATACGAAGATTAATATGGAAGCAATTAACATTCCGTGCTTAAGTGTTCATTCTTTCTTCTCACGGGTAGTAGATTATTAGGAAAGGAGCCATCGTCTATGGATCAAATTCAAACCTCTGATATTATTGCTGTACTGGCGCTGGTGCTGGCGTTATTGCTGATGCTGAGCGTGTTCAGCCTGAAGCGGCGGGTGAATGAGCTGGAATCCCGGCTGATGCAAAGGGATACTTACGGGGGGACACCTGTATCTCCAGCCGCCAGCAAATCCTCCGGTAACCCGGTCCCGATGCTCGTGCAGAACCCGGAGATGCCGCCCGATCTGGAGCGGAGAATACGCCTGCTGCTGGCCGAAGGCAAGAAGATACAGGCGATCAAGGTTATGCGCGAAGCGCGGAATCTGACGCTGAAGGAAGCGAAGGACTTCATCGACAGCCTGGAGCGGGGCGGAACCTTCCGTTAAGTGAGCCTATAGCAAATGACCTCAGTCCTCCACCAGGCGGTGGAAGCTGAGGTCATTTTGGTGATGACGCCTATACTGGTAATGAGACTAAATATCCTTGTTCATATAAATCCGCGAAGAGATCAAGTAAGAGGCGTAGATAATGATCAGGTAGGCGAGCACGCCGATGACCACCAGCAGCATATTTTCTATTTTGCCGTTCTGAATCCACTGAGAGAGAGCCGGATACTCCTTGTTCAAGCTTGCAAAGATGGTGAAAATAAACATAATAACCATCAAAAATATAAAATTGGTGATCTGCATCCCTTTTTGCCCCAGCCAGTAATAGAGCGGCAGATAGAATGAGGCCAGCAGGGGGATCAGGGCCGTAACCAGACCCAGCTCTTTCCAGTGCAGCGGTTCGTCCAGCTTGCCCAGCGCGACAGCAACATAGTACATTCCAATGGTGCATACGATGCTAAACAGCGCGAGCGGCAGCAGTGTCATATATTTCGCTTGAACCAGCCGCTGCCTTGGCACCGGCAATGTGGCCAGAAACTTCTGGTTGTTATGCTGCATATCAATCGTACAGGCGTTAATCAGCAGCAATAGTGCCGGCAGCAACGCGAATACCGTATAAGATTCTGCATTGGAATAGATCATAAGCACGAAATAGGGAATCAGCAGCAGCGTAAATTTCCGGATTATCATGAAGTCTTTACGGATCAGAGCGATGGAATTAGACAACCCCTTCACCCCCTTTTACTGTAAAATACATAATCTCTTCCAGCGTAGGCGTCTCGCAGAGTGCCGTGTCCTTGAAATATCTTTCGCCCTCCGCCCGGTTGCTGATCAGGCCCTCGAACCCCAGCCCGTTCTCCCGCAGCCCTACGAACCACCGCCGGACATCCCGGTCCAGCAGCTCCTTCCCGCCTTTGACCAGCAGATAGCGCTCACTGAGACTCTCCTTCATCTCGTTGAACACAATTCGTCCCTCGTTAATGAATACAATATAGTCGGCAATCCGGTCCAGATCGGTAGTGTTGTGGGTGGAGAACAGGATCGACTTTTTCTCATCCTGGATATGCTCACTGAGCAAATCCAGCATCTCGCGGCGGAAGACCGGATCAAGCCCCGAGGTCGGCTCATCCATGATCAGCAGGTCAGCACCATGGGATAGAGCTACAGCCAGCGAGAACTTGATTTTCATCCCCTTCGACAACTCCTTGATTCTCTTTCCCGGCGACAGCTTGAACTGCTCCTGAAACTTCAGATATGTATCGTTGTCCCACCCCGGATAGAACGGAGCGATAATATTCTTCATCTGCTTCACGGTCATATTCTCATAATAGATACTCTCATCCGAAACGTAGCCGATCCGCGCCCGGATCGCTGTCTGCTCCTGCCGGTTATTGTGTCCGAACATCTGAATGTCGCCTTGATCCGGGTAGATTAGGCCCATCATCATCTTGATCAGCGAGGTTTTGCCTGCACCATTCGGGCCGATCAGCCCGGTAATGAACCCTTCCTTAATCGATAGCGAAATATCCTTAAGCTCAAACCGGTCGTAGCTCTTGGTTACATGGTCTAACTGGATGACATTGCTCATTCCTGTTCCTCCTCATAGAGAAGCTTCAGCATCTCCGCCAGTTCGGCGTATTCCATCCCCAGCTGCCTGCTCTCATCAATAATCTCTTTCAGTTTGCCTTCCACCATCCGCAGCCGCTGTTCCCGGATATATTCCTGATCCGCCCCGGATACAAAAGACCCCTTGCCGACAATCGAGTTAATCAGTCCCTCCCGCTCCAGCTCCTCATAAGCCCGCTTCGTGGTGATTACACTGATCTGCAGCTCCTTAGCCAGCAAGCGGATCGACGGCAATGGCGTTCCCGAGACCAGCTCGCCTTGCAGAATCATCTGGCGGACCTGTCCGACAATCTGGGCGTAGATCGGTTCGCCGGATGTACTTGATATCAGAATATTCATGCAGCAGCATCAGCTTCCTTTGTGTTCTTTGTGTTTAGTGTATATATTTAATATATACACTATAACCAATTCTGTCAATTCATGATTTCACCCCAGTTAAGAAAAGCGG
This region of Paenibacillus sp. FSL K6-1096 genomic DNA includes:
- a CDS encoding GNAT family N-acetyltransferase; the protein is MIYNQAERTLETDRLRLRLFKPSDATAVSSFCNNYNIYKSTLTLPYPYPLECAADWIANIEQNFEQDKMYDFAITLKTDGQLVGAIGLSHHPSYRNGEMGYWIGEAHWGHGYGSEAARAVIEFAFTVKNYHKVYARHFASNPASGRVMQKCGMSYEGTLKDQVYKINAFEDMVYYGIVNPVA
- a CDS encoding ribosomal protein L7/L12 — encoded protein: MDQIQTSDIIAVLALVLALLLMLSVFSLKRRVNELESRLMQRDTYGGTPVSPAASKSSGNPVPMLVQNPEMPPDLERRIRLLLAEGKKIQAIKVMREARNLTLKEAKDFIDSLERGGTFR
- a CDS encoding ABC-2 transporter permease; the encoded protein is MSNSIALIRKDFMIIRKFTLLLIPYFVLMIYSNAESYTVFALLPALLLLINACTIDMQHNNQKFLATLPVPRQRLVQAKYMTLLPLALFSIVCTIGMYYVAVALGKLDEPLHWKELGLVTALIPLLASFYLPLYYWLGQKGMQITNFIFLMVIMFIFTIFASLNKEYPALSQWIQNGKIENMLLVVIGVLAYLIIIYASYLISSRIYMNKDI
- a CDS encoding ABC transporter ATP-binding protein — protein: MSNVIQLDHVTKSYDRFELKDISLSIKEGFITGLIGPNGAGKTSLIKMMMGLIYPDQGDIQMFGHNNRQEQTAIRARIGYVSDESIYYENMTVKQMKNIIAPFYPGWDNDTYLKFQEQFKLSPGKRIKELSKGMKIKFSLAVALSHGADLLIMDEPTSGLDPVFRREMLDLLSEHIQDEKKSILFSTHNTTDLDRIADYIVFINEGRIVFNEMKESLSERYLLVKGGKELLDRDVRRWFVGLRENGLGFEGLISNRAEGERYFKDTALCETPTLEEIMYFTVKGGEGVV
- a CDS encoding GntR family transcriptional regulator codes for the protein MNILISSTSGEPIYAQIVGQVRQMILQGELVSGTPLPSIRLLAKELQISVITTKRAYEELEREGLINSIVGKGSFVSGADQEYIREQRLRMVEGKLKEIIDESRQLGMEYAELAEMLKLLYEEEQE